The Terriglobales bacterium DNA window CACGCCCCGGCATCGGCGCGGCGGCTGCGCCTGGTTGCGCGCAAAGATACCGGGTAAATTTTTTTGTTGACATTCCACAGCGGCTCGCGGGAAGATTCGCTTCGGGCGACGGGACCACCGGAAATTGCGGTGGTTCTCGAAAGCCCCAAGATGTAGGGGCGTAGCTGTACTTGACAGCACCCCTGGAATCAGAACCTGGGACCCGGCAACAGAAGTTGACTTCCGGTGCCAGCCGGAAAGAGCATGGGATTGAAGTAGAGGGCCCGTAGCTCAGCGGTCAGAGCAGGGGACTCATAATCCCTTGGTCCCTGGTTCAAATCCAGGCGGGCCCACCAGGCATTTCGAATTCTTCGTGCCCGTGGATTGTGGCAGTAAGACCGACCACGCGCTTGACCTACAGTCGGACTGGATCTACGACTTCCACGAAGGGAAACTGGTGGAAATCCGTGTCTCGTGTGCAGATGCGCCGGATTCCATGCTCCCGCATGAGAATGGCGGTGTGCGCATCGTGGAGAAGATTCCCCGCCAGATGCGGGAGCTCCGTGATCACTTGTTCGGCCAACGTGGGGTGTCTCTGCGTCGGAACAAGGACACCCAGGCCGGGCGAGGACAGCAGTACGGTGACAAAGCCCCAGGCCGCGGCCGCATTCCAGGGCTGTCGCATCACTCGTGGGTGGGTCGTGATGCGCAGGAACTCGTACAAGATGGGCCAGGTCGTGTACCAGGCATCCGCACGTCCTCGCTGCCGGTCGAGCCACTGTCGGCAAGGCATGTGAAACTGCGAGTCTGCGTCGGCAGCGTACACCAGAATGTTGGTGTCAACGACTAGCACCTACCGCCCTTCCATGGCCTGGTAAAGGGCGTGTCGATCGGCAACGTCGACAAGCGCACCGCCGCTATGGAACGTTGGCAGCGGGTCTAAAGGCCCCTCTTTCCTGGGAAATCGAAAGAGCAGCCTCAGCGCCGTTTCCACCAGCTCCGACATGGTTCGCCCTTGACGCACCGACTCGCGCTTCAGCTGAGCCATCACCGTGTCGTCGATGTTGAGCGTAGTTTTCATATGGATAACCATACTACTGGTATGGCTGTATGTCAACCGTGGCTTTCCGGCGTCGATTCTGGAACTTCGCTTCCCTATTGCTGGACTTCCCGCGTCTTGATGCTGATCTCCGACGTTAGTGTGCGATGGACGGGGCATTTCTCCGCGATCTCGAGCAACCGCGCACGCTGCTCCGGATCGAGGGAACCCTGAAACTCCACGTCGCGCTCGATGCGGTCGATCTTGCCTTCACGCGTTTCGCACTCCTCGCAGTCCGCGGCATGGATCTTCAAGTGCCGCAGCCGCACGCGGACGCTCTCCAGCGCCCAGGCTTTGCGGCGGGCGTACAGGGAAACGGTCATGGCGGTGCACGCCCCCAGCGCCGCCAGCAGCAGATCATAGGGAGTGGGCCCGCGGTCCGCGCCGCCTGCTGAGGCGGGTTCGTCGGACACTAGGCGGTGCGGGCCGATCCGGATTTCCTGCTTCGGCCCCTCCCCGCCTCCCTCGACCACCACTTCGCGCGGTCGGTCCGCGTCGGTTTCGCTCATGG harbors:
- a CDS encoding TA system VapC family ribonuclease toxin; this translates as MLVVDTNILVYAADADSQFHMPCRQWLDRQRGRADAWYTTWPILYEFLRITTHPRVMRQPWNAAAAWGFVTVLLSSPGLGVLVPTQRHPTLAEQVITELPHLAGNLLHDAHTAILMREHGIRRICTRDTDFHQFPFVEVVDPVRL
- a CDS encoding OsmC family protein translates to MSETDADRPREVVVEGGGEGPKQEIRIGPHRLVSDEPASAGGADRGPTPYDLLLAALGACTAMTVSLYARRKAWALESVRVRLRHLKIHAADCEECETREGKIDRIERDVEFQGSLDPEQRARLLEIAEKCPVHRTLTSEISIKTREVQQ